The following coding sequences lie in one Clupea harengus chromosome 23, Ch_v2.0.2, whole genome shotgun sequence genomic window:
- the LOC116218607 gene encoding nuclear body protein SP140-like protein yields MGLRVPMELSLDFLTHEELLRFFHRKKTEISCIDQPHTFLRQLRDHDLVSEKLYQRVVRMKTKEQKMKGVYEVLDSLETDQAERVKTFWECVFTDHILQHYPTLKLLRNSLMDGSFRVNESQPEMNRLDKRKNTEGKNKDIKEKKVKKMSRQKRKGSSTSGREEEEEEEDQAGTSKVTTSQKKKKKKLQKPNYCSPLRKGGREDIWNWPMHRSQLPVTCGDKEGFLHRDKLAKGDKCILHEDQWYTPGEFEKLGGKERNKNWKYSIRCRQTTLQKLIQENHLKSPPAKRRTTEKGQMRRALFPSSPENSIILSDSSEEESHSRIQEEDREGDEEEEEGDRGEEEGRMAEDRDDSSYHGNRDVDTSMFEGSTLPVQCGSVVGILQKDRFASRTTGKCIRTEESWLTPTEFIRLNPDLRDGLWKRDITCRGQPLAYLLQRKILQVHSLLCLCPMCSHAESDLD; encoded by the exons ATGGGTCTACGGGTCCCAATGGAGCTGTCATTAGATTtcctgacgcatgaggagttaCTTCGCTTCTTTCACCGTAAGAAGACGGAGATCTCGTGCATAGACCAACCGCACACCTTCCTCAGGCAGTTAAGAGACCACGACCTAGTGTCGGAGAAGCTCTACCAG agagtgGTTAGGATGAAGACGAAGGAGCAGAAGATGAAGGGTGTGTATGAGGTGCTGGACAGTCTGGAGACAGATCAAGCAGAGCGTGTGAAGAccttctgggagtgtgtgtttacagaccaCATCCTGCAGCATTACCCCACCCTCAAACTACTGAGGAACAGCCTCATGGACG GGTCTTTTCGAGTCAATGAAAGTCAACCAGAGATGAACAGACTGGACAAGAGGAAGAATACGGAGGGAAAGAATAAAGacataaaagaaaagaaggtGAAGAAGATGAGTAGACAGAAAAGGAAAGGGAGCAGCACTAgcggaagggaggaagaggaggaggaggaagatcaaGCAGGGACTTCTAAAGTCACAAccagtcagaagaagaagaagaagaagcttcAGAAACCCAACTACT GCTCTCCTCTGAGGAAGGGGGGCAGGGAGGATATCTGGAACTGGCCCATGCATAGGTCCCAGCTACCCGTCACCTGTGGGGACAAAGAGGGCTTTCTTCACAGAGACAAACTGGCCAAAG GAGATAAATGCATTCTTCACGAGGATCAGTGGTACACGCCAGGTGAGTTTGAGAAGTTGGGAGGCAAGGAGAGGAACAAGAACTGGAAGTACAGCATCCGCTGCCGACAAACAACCCTGCAGAAGCTGATTCAG GAGAATCACTTAAAGTCTCCACCAGCTAAAAGGAGAACAACTGAAAAAGGACAG ATGAGAAGAGCCCTTTTTCCCTCCAGTCCTGAGAACTCCATCATAC TGTCAGACTCCAGTGAAGAAGAGTCCCACAGCAGGATccaggaggaggacagggagggagacgaggaggaagaggagggagacagaggagaagaggagggaaggatggcagaggacagagatgacagcagttaccatggcaacagggaTGTGGACACATCGATGTTTGAAGGAAGTACTCTGCCTGTCCAGTGTGGGTCTGTCGTTGGAATACTGCAGAAAGACCGCTTTGCgtcta GAACCACAGGAAAGTGCATCCGCACAGAAGAGAGCTGGCTGACCCCAACAGAGTTCATCAGGCTGAACCCTGACCTGAGAGATGGATTGTGGAAGAGAGACATCACCTGCAGAGGCCAGCCCCTTGCCTACCTTTTACAG aggaagaTACTGCAGGTGCATTCTCTGCTATGCTTGTGTCCTATGTGCAGCCACGCAGAGTCCGACCTG gactga